A portion of the Meriones unguiculatus strain TT.TT164.6M chromosome 14, Bangor_MerUng_6.1, whole genome shotgun sequence genome contains these proteins:
- the LOC132646983 gene encoding LOW QUALITY PROTEIN: vomeronasal type-2 receptor 116-like (The sequence of the model RefSeq protein was modified relative to this genomic sequence to represent the inferred CDS: substituted 1 base at 1 genomic stop codon), with protein sequence MFTLILFYLLLHIPLLVASFIPSSCFWRVKQNEGKDGDLTRLCFFFLRRVHLPVEKEYFSNILNTLTPADSQQFALALAFSMDEINRNPDLLPNKSLVFQLPHCQSLSQVYSLIPFSEQNHDTIPNYVCNPNMKCNIFLIGPNWAASMLFQMFVNHFATEEVLLLTYGPYHSILGDHEQFPYLYQMAHEDSSLVLAMVSFLLYFNWKWVGLAISDNYQGIQFLSYLRREMEKNTLCLAFVNMIPGNTQLYMSRAEVYYNQIMTSSANVVIIYGDTDGTLAVSFRMWESRGIQRIWVTTSQWDVTTGKKDFTLDSFHGNLAFAHHHGKISGFKNFVQTLNPLKYSDKNLARLEWMHFNCEDSAANCKTLRNCSSNASLEWLMEQTFDMAFSDSSYDIYNAVYAVANAIHQKLLQQVEDQLIGNGKGHEFNCLKVVYFFLRKTHYTSPVGDKMNMNXKEKLQKEYDIFHIRIFQHGCGLTVKIVSLDHNFHLVLSASCLMT encoded by the exons ATGTTCACTTTGATTTTATTCTACTTGCTTCTGCATATTCCACTTCTCGTGGCCAGTTTCATTCCTTCCAGCTGCTTTTGGAGAGTGAAGCAGAATGAAGGAAAGGATGGAGATTTAACGAgactttgttttttcttcctcagGAGAGTACATTTACCTGTGGAGAAAGAGTATTTCAGCAACATCCTGAATACACT AACACCAGCTGACAGCCAACAGTTTGCTCTAGCCTTGgctttttcaatggatgaaatcaACAGAAACCCTGATCTTTTGCCAAATAAGTCCTTAGTATTTCAATTACCACATTGTCAAAGCTTGTCACAAGTATACAGTCTCATTCCTTTTTCTGAACAAAATCATGATACTATTCCTAATTATGTCTGTAACCCAAATATGAAGTGTAATATATTCCTTATAGGACCAAATTGGGCAGCATCTATGTTATTTCAGATGTTCGTGAACCACTTCGCAACTGAGGAG GTTCTTCTGCTTACTTATGGACCTTACCATTCTATCCTGGGTGATCATGAACAATTTCCCTATCTGTATCAGATGGCCCATGAGGATTCATCTCTTGTTCTGGCCATGGTCTCCTTCTTACTTTACTTCAATTGGAAATGGGTTGGGCTGGCCATCTCAGATAATTATCAAGGTATCCAATTTCTCTCATATttgagaagagaaatggaaaaaaatacactCTGCTTGGCCTTTGTGAACATGATCCCAGGCAACACACAGCTATACATGTCAAGAGCTGAAGTGTACTACAACCAAATCATGACATCATCTGCAAATGTGGTTATCATTTATGGTGACACAGACGGTACTCTAGCTGTGAGCTTCAGAATGTGGGAATCTCGAGGTATACAGAGAATATGGGTCACCACCTCACAGTGGGATGTCACTACAGGTAAGAAAGACTTCACACTTGACTCATTCCATGGGAATCTTGCTTTTGCACACCACCATGGGAAGATTTCTGGTTTTAAAAATTTTGTCCAGACATTGAACCCTCTCAAATACTCAGACAAGAACCTGGCAAGGCTGGAGTGGATGCACTTCAACTGTGAAGACTCAGCAGCTAACTGTAAGACACTGAGGAACTGCTCATCCAATGCCTCATTGGAATGGCTAATGGAACAGACATTTGACATGGCCTTTAGTGATAGCAGTTATGACATATACAATGCTGTGTATGCTGTGGCCAATGCCATTCATCAAAAGCTTCTTCAACAGGTAGAAGATCAGCTGATTGGCAATGGGAAAGGACATGAATTTAACTGCTTGAAGGTAGT GTACTTCTTCCTGAGAAAGACCCACTATACTAGTCCTGTTGGGGACAAAATGAAtatgaactgaaaagaaaaactgcAGAAAGAGTATGACATCTTCCACATTAGGATTTTCCAACATGGCTGTGGACTTACTGTGAAGATAGTAAGTTTAGACCATAATTTTCACCTGGTCCTCAGCGCCAGTTGTCTCATGACTTGA